One region of Gossypium raimondii isolate GPD5lz chromosome 6, ASM2569854v1, whole genome shotgun sequence genomic DNA includes:
- the LOC105773229 gene encoding probable sarcosine oxidase, which yields MNMGYSDNEFDVIVVGAGVMGSSTAYQLAKRGQKTLLLEQFDFLHHRGSSHGESRTIRATYPEDYYYGLVDESYRLWEQAQSEIGFKVYFKAQQFDMGPSDAKSLLSVISTCRKNGIPYQVLDHRQVAERFSGRIDIPEDWIGVSCELGGIIKPTKAVSMFQMLAFKNGACLKDNIKVVSINKDGDRGLKVAASNGEIFWGKKCVVTVGGWMRNLVKMVCGIELPIQPLETNVCYWRIKDGHEVEYAIGNDFPTFASYGHPYIYGTPSLEYPGLIKVAVHGGYQCNPDKRPWGPGLVPDSLKQWVEQRFKGKVDSSKPAMTQLCVYSMTPDEDFVIDFLGGEFGKDVVIGGGFSGHGFKMSPAIGRILADLALIGEAKGVELKQFRIARFEENPRGNIKEYEDQVELLKSTL from the coding sequence ATGAATATGGGATATTCGGACAATGAATTTGACGTAATCGTCGTAGGGGCGGGCGTCATGGGGAGCTCCACGGCGTACCAACTAGCCAAAAGAGGCCAAAAAACGCTACTCCTCGAGCAGTTTGACTTTCTCCACCATCGAGGTTCCTCTCACGGCGAGTCACGCACCATACGAGCAACGTACCCTGAAGACTACTACTACGGCTTGGTCGATGAGTCCTATCGGTTGTGGGAGCAGGCTCAATCTGAAATCGGGTTCAAGGTTTACTTCAAGGCCCAACAGTTCGACATGGGCCCATCCGACGCCAAGAGTCTCCTTTCTGTGATCTCTACTTGTAGAAAGAACGGCATCCCGTACCAAGTCCTCGATCACCGGCAAGTCGCTGAAAGATTTTCGGGACGGATCGATATACCAGAGGACTGGATTGGTGTGTCGTGCGAGCTTGGCGGCATCATCAAGCCCACCAAGGCAGTGTCAATGTTCCAAATGCTGGCTTTCAAGAATGGTGCATGCCTTAAGGACAACATCAAAGTGGTTAGCATAAACAAAGATGGTGACCGAGGATTGAAGGTAGCTGCAAGCAATGGTGAAATTTTTTGGGGTAAAAAATGTGTGGTGACAGTGGGTGGTTGGATGAgaaatttggttaaaatggtGTGCGGCATTGAACTTCCTATCCAACCATTGGAAACCAATGTATGTTACTGGCGGATTAAGGACGGACACGAGGTCGAGTATGCaattggaaatgattttccgacGTTCGCTAGCTACGGACACCCATACATTTATGGCACACCGTCACTGGAGTACCCGGGATTGATTAAAGTAGCAGTACATGGAGGCTATCAATGTAACCCAGACAAAAGGCCATGGGGACCAGGACTTGTGCCCGATTCATTAAAGCAATGGGTTGAGCAAAGATTCAAAGGGAAAGTCGATTCGAGCAAACCAGCCATGACTCAATTGTGTGTGTACTCGATGACACCTGATGAGGATTTCGTGATCGATTTTTTGGGAGGGGAGTTCGGGAAGGATGTGGTGATCGGAGGTGGATTTTCAGGTCATGGGTTCAAGATGTCACCTGCGATAGGGAGGATATTGGCTGATTTAGCGCTTATAGGAGAGGCAAAGGGAGTTGAGCTAAAACAGTTCAGGATAGCAAGATTTGAGGAGAATCCTAGAGGGAACATTAAGGAATATGAAGATCAAGTTGAGTTATTAAAAAGTACATTGTGA